Within the Salvia hispanica cultivar TCC Black 2014 chromosome 4, UniMelb_Shisp_WGS_1.0, whole genome shotgun sequence genome, the region CTTAGTTTGCTGAAGCATCACCTCGGATACCCACACAGCGTAGGCTCTCCGTTCTCTCTGCTCAATGCCGACTTCATTTCCAGTGCTGCTGATTCTTCTCCATGGCAAATCCCTTCGGTTCTCGTCGTACCATTGGAGCAGAGAAGCCctaatttcttgaatttcttttcCGCTGAAACCAATACCAATATCTTCTATGTCAGCAGCAACATCGACCGTCTCATTTTGTACGGATTTGGGCTGCCGACATCTCTTCATCGCCGGCAAGTGGTGTGGGGTGGGGAGGAGTGGTGAATGTAATTCTCCCGCTAAATAGTTGATTTTCAAGTTTGAGGTAAGCATATTTCTATTTCAGCTGTCTCTTCATCtactttataaattaaaaattggcaaaatatattcttaggtccttatactttagtcaaaatattcattaagtccttgtacaattttttcgttttaataggtccttatatttttcacaatatttttatcaggtcctcgtacaatttttcattttagtaggtctttatacttttatcataattttcattaGGTTCTtgtacaatcttttattttagggacttttttacatttattttggataataatctaaatttatttaaacttaatgaactttttaatattccattatttaacttagcatagtctataaagataatatcatcttgttatctaataatctcaataagttgtagagaataataaaaagattaaccgtgatgattgaagattaaaatcgaAGTTTTTTTCAGAATAACTATcctaattttcaattgattatttatatttatattaaaagatATGTTCtcctgaatatttataatcataagataagttaaataataaaattaaaaggttcattaaatttaattaaatataatttattatttaagataaaagtaaaagaatatcttaaaataaaaaattgtataagaacctaataaaagttataatcaaagtataaggacctactaaaatgaaaaaattgtacgaggatgtgatgaaatttatgagaaaggtataaggacctattaaaacgaaaaaattgtacgaggacttaatgaacattttgattaaagtacaaggacctaagaatgtgttttgccttAAAAATTTAGTATTACAAAAATCTATCTATACTCCATATCATCcaattataattatcaatGTGGTGAATTCAAAAAGTGGTACTCCCTCAAttccacaataattgtcactcttattatgggtatgaattttaaaaaatataaagaaaagtcagttgaaaaagttagtagaatgtgagacccacttttttatattggtttataataaaatgtgagtgaagtgagatAATGGAacgtgggacctacttaccatttatggtaaaaatgaaatgtgacaattattgtggagcggactgaaatggaaaagagttacaattattgtgggacgggggagtaacattttctaatactagtacatagacttttttttataaaaattccaaaatactCAAACCAGCAAAAGTGGTGAGCAAACAATCGAGAGATGCGAAGAAGAAAACTTCCAAACTCGTGGAATTAGTGGCGGACGCAGGAATAAATTCTAGCAGGGGcttcactaaaaaattaaaaaaaaacacacacacacactatatatatatatataaggatgtaatacataaaattaatccaGCAAAGTTtaacaaaaagaataatacAGTTCATGTTCTAGTTGTTTTTGTTTGCTAAGGCGATGACAACTGAATTCTACGTGTTCTCATCGATTGAAAACGATGCAGGATTGGCTCGTTATCAatcattgaaataatatccTTCTCAATATACACAACTAGACTGTCATTCATCCACTCGTCTTCCATTCGATTTCATAAATCAGTCTTGATAGTCTTCATTGCAGAAATGCTCTCTCTTCCAAGACAAACTTAATAATTCGATAGACCGATGGAAAAACTAAATGCTTATTAGTTTTGACCATTTTCGTAGCAAAACTTCCCAAATCATTAAGAGCAACAAATTGAGGACCACAACGCACATTAGcaataaaattactaacttGATGTGGAAGAGGTAAACATTCACTCGAATAGAAGTCCTTGGGATATAAAGTAGCAAGATGAATGACTTAATGCTCATTGAATTCGGAGAAAGAATTTCTTGGATCATGACACGCTATGCATTTTAGCAAGTCGGTGCTAGCTTCAGAAAACCGATTATTCATCTCttgtataattaaatcaacaaCCTTAATATTGTGTCCACAATAAGTTAATGACAAGTAAATATAtcgataaaaatatgaataaaaatattagattaCCTAATAAAAAATCTCTACACGATAATGATGTAAGTTTGTGATCAACTCCGCTCCATGCTTTTTCCGACCAGGGCGTGGTATGATGTCCTCCATATTAACTTGTGAAATATTGTGCAACTCACAAAATCTATTTGTTTGGTCTAATATGGCTTCACATCCATCCTCTCtaaaaattttgcaattaatgTTTCACACTTTGGATCAATGATATAGCTTGTACAATGTTTTGATCTTTCCGTTGTAGGGCAAGAGAGAACTCATTTGTAGTTCCTAGTAAGTGTTTCATCAAGtgcaaagtaaaaacaaattcataattatcCATTCTTTCGATCAAGCCTTCAGTAGTACTTTTATTATCAAGGGTAGTGCCATCATCTCTAATATTTTCCAACCCTTCCTCAACCACGGGCTACGTAAAGCATAAACGAAGCAACGTAGAGTAATGTGAGCCCCAACGAGTGGCTCCTGGTCTTACCAAACtagtttcttgattttgacCCTTCCATTAGTCACTTCTTCATCATTAACTTGTGCAACTAATTTTTCATGTTGCAACTTCCTAAGTTGATCCTTTCTTTAACAAGATGCCCCAACCATATTCACAATCATAGAAATATAGTTAAAAGAACCTTCACAACTCTAATACCCATAGTAATAACAACAATTATTAATTGGAGTTGGTGAGAGAAACAGTGAATGTACATAGACATAAGGATTTTCTTGTAATATTAGGGATTTAAATCCATTGAACTCACAAACGCATAATTGAAGCTTCATCGTATCATTGACCTCTCACTCTGGATAGAGATAAATTATGCTTCGATAATAAATCATCAATAGCATTTTTCAAAGAACGAGAACAAGTGTCAGTTACATGTACAATGTTAAGAAATCGCTCAATCACATATCCTTCACTATTCACGTATCTTAAAACAACCCATTTGTTCCTTCAATGAAACATCTCGAGTCTCATCAACCACGATAGTGAAAACTCTATCCCCAATATCTTTGACTATGGCAAGTGTGACTTCTGAAGCACAAGCATTTGCTAATTCCTTTTGAATTTGTGGAGAAGTCATCTGATTATTAGTAGGAGCATTTGTACCCAACACTTCGGAAACATCATCATTATGTTGACTATACCATTTAAGCAACTCAAGAAAATTACCTAGATTTGAAGAACTACTTGATTCATCGTGTCCACGAAAAGGCAATCCccattttaaaagaaaacgCGTCACATCCAATGAAGCAGTCAATCGAACACGATATGCAACTTTCGCCTTACGAGTATTTGATCGAAATACATTTGCCACACTGTGCCTTTGATCTTGAAAAGCTTCAAATTGAATTCGAGCATTATTGTGACAACTATTTGCGGCCCCAACATGttgattgaatttttctaGTGCATTTTTCCAATTGTTAAAACTTGTCTTTGTAAAAGCATCTTCTGCATATCGACCTCCTTTATCTGATTGCTTGAAAAGATAGCACCAAAAGCAAAAGGCTGCATATTTTGATGCACTatactctaaccatggaaattttataaacatcTTGAAAACTTCTTTCTTGAATACCATATGCTTTTTCAGATATGTATTCCCAATTGGTTGGCAAGGACCTTTAACCAAATATTCTCTCCGTACTCTATCCCGAATAGCAACATCAAAAGCCTCTATTGGCTTTCGTTTTCCTGGATTAGCATCAATATCATTCCAATCCAATTCAACTTCTATTGTAGACTTATTTTCTACTGATCCAACAATTTTAGCacatggagaagatgaagaaccACCcctttgcatttttttaaagtaacGTTCCATCTTCTGTATTAGAGGGTTTAGAAAAATAGTtcaataaatcacaaaatactatatatgtaaataaaagttatgaaTAAAGTATCTAACACATTGTGATTGTGTAAACTAtgacaaaagaaaaggaaaaactgACCTTACTTCACCAATTAAAGTTGTGAAGAAGACAAGTATTTATCGTTTGGAATTTGTGGGagaagttttgtttttttttctgccGTTTGGAATAACTTTGAATGGGGTAGGGCTGAACAAAGACAAAATCCttagtttttaattagttacttTTAAATGATAAAGCGTTGGGTGAACTTTATGAATCAATTTAAAAGTGTTATTAATAACTTTAAAATGTGGTGACACTTTTATCAATATTTGTAAAGCTAACACGTCTAACAAGTGTTGTTTTAAGTAGGGTGTAGGCATTGACTTTTTCtgcttttattattattcatttaagtTTAATGGCTTTTAACTAATTCATCGTCTTCCTCTTTTCAACTTAATATGCGGCGGCCATTGTTATGAagttttatttgtaattttaattttcagccGATTAAACCTCTAATAATTTAGACATCAAAGCTATTAACTTGGCGAGGACTGACTATAAGTTcgaaaagttttaaaaaattttgcaatagaaatttataaaaagaatggTTTgggaggggcttaagccccctCACCTCCTCCACCACTATCATGGAACTAAACATCATCAACTAGCCAATCGAAagccaaaaacaaaaaaacaaagacaaaGCAGAAGGAAGAAGTACATGACCACATGATATCAATCCAAACATCAAAATAGACACGACAAAGGGGAGTACAAAGCAACACAAGAACCATAACTCAAAACGCACCTCTTCTTGACTTTCTTGGGGCTTTCCATTCTCTAATACGGTCTAGATTCTCAAAAACAAAGCTCCGGTGGCAATGAGAAGTTCGGACACCATCCTTTTGCCCAAGTGCCAAGACATAAACATAGATGTCTATGGGGTTTTGTCGAACTTCTTGAAAGGAGCACCAATCTAAGAAAACAAACATTCCTTTGGGTGGTTGGGGAGATACAATAAGATGTTCCATCGATCACAATAGAATACCATAGGCTGCTAGATGGCTTGCATGCGAAAAACGGATGTTCAATAGATTCAGTTTCTTCCCTGCACGAAACACACCAGTCATCCTCAATCCCGACAACACCAAGTCTGAAGAGCCTCTCTTTGGTATTGAATTACAGATCCAAGATCCTAAAAGGGAAGGGgcgaaataaaatttaacgGAAGCTAACGGAGGGGGAAGGGGCAACGTCGGAAGTTATCGGAGGGGGCGTCTATGGAAAATTTACGTCAGGTCCATGGTAGCGGGTCGCCAGGGAGGAAGGGGTAATCGTCCCCTCATGCCCCTCCCCGGATCTGCCACTGGTCACTCTTACGTGTAGAAGAAAGCATGAAGTGGAGCTCTTGGTGGGGCAACCTCACTCCAAGCAAGTTTCCCATATTCACCTATCAAATTCTCGCTGGTCCAGAGCCCTTGTCCTTGCGTCAAGGAGCTTAGACATTATTGTATAAGGTGCCGAGTTCGAGTCCTCTTGACATCAGTTGTAATTTTCCTAATTTCTATAAGAGTTtacttaaaagaaaaaaaacccTCAAATTCTTGTTGACCATGAGATTCGTTACCAACAAGACAAAGTTAGATACATAGAAGGTACCCGAGTTATCGCATGGTCAACATCTCACATCACTCTTGTTTTCTTTCAGACTTTGACGGTTCCCGGCATTTAAGAGGTCTCTGAGTGATTCTTCACCCCAAACATAGTTGACGTGGTGGTTCACGACATTTAAGAGCTCTTTAAGTTAATTTGTTTGACTTCGATTTAATTAGctccaaataattaaatctcttATTTAACTAGTCACAAGTAGTTAAATCTTCTTTATTTAGTTAACACCAcaagtaattaaatatcatgATTTAACTTGGtctaacataattaaatatcataacTTAATTACTGTATCATGTAATTAaatctctttatttaattagtctcAAGTAATTCTGCGTCACACCTTTTAAGTGAAGTGATTAAACCCCCAGATTAATTGATGCACAAGGTAACATAAACCTCTTAAGTGATTAGTTTAAGATCCATATCACTAGTAGAATAGATGCATATCAAATTTAGACGAAGGTTATTTTATGTcgagtactattatttttttcttttattttcctataTATAAAGGTCGAAAGCGAAAGGAAGGCTAGGCCTAAAAGTTCACATATTAGTGTGATGACTTgacaattatttaaagtatgcacatctattttttttaagtgttCATAGAGTATCCCTTGAACTAATCTATAGATGTCTGAAATTCCAATTGAAAACTTTATGAGTGAATATAGATTatcatgaatttaattattctttacTCTCTTGTGTTCACAGTTACAAGTCCATATTAGATATGGCACATGCTTTATTAATATAGTAGAATGTGAATGTAAAAatgttagtaaaaaaataaataaaacaattttcgCTGGAGGaataaaaatgacaacacGAGACATTTACTAATGGATGAGTATTTTGCAAGTTAGCATTCATATATGGTCAATACCTTATTATATTCTCTATCATTGTATCACTTCAGAAAAATATGATCGtgagataattaaaaatgtaaactgtaaagtactagtataaaataaaaacaaaaagtgaaaaaaatggttTACCTGCACTAATGCATATCCATATTTATCCTCGAAATGGATCGGGTCAAAATCGGTGGGTTTTAGggttttatgattttgggGAAGGCAATGTTTTTAGCTCAAGTTTCTGAACATTAAATAGCCGCTTTTTCTCcgagaaagaagaagattttAACGCCACTCTTCTTCAACTTCAATCTCCGCAATCGGAAACAATTCCTCGGCAACGGCTCAGAGTTAGCTGGAAATGGCAGCGCTTACTCCTCCGGCCCCCGCCGTTCTAGCGGCCGCCGCTTCGAGTTCAGATGTGGAGCAGCCTAAAGTTGACTACCTAAATCTGCCTTGCCCCATTCCCTACGAAGAAATTCACCGGGAGGCACTCAGTTAGTGCATCTCACTTttctctattttcattttggcgTTTGATGTAGCTGTGTTTTGCAATTTGTCTGCATTTTGTGTTTACGGTGCAGGTTGGTTCTATTGTCTATGTTCAtgggttttgattttgtttctggTTGTAAATCGATGTTGACACGAATTACTGTGAGGAGCTGGTTTGAACCCTAACTAAATAGGCCAGTTTTACTGCTAAACTCAGCTGCTCTAAAGTGGTTATTGATGAAGCAACTAACAGCGAGCAGCCAGGATATTTTCCATAGCTTGAATATGCAACAATGCAGTTCTAGTTACTTTGTAGCTGTTGCTTTAGATTGTAAAGTCAAAATTGCATGTTGATTAATGTTGTAAAGATGAATACACCGTGCCATTCTATGTGAAGCTCGATTGCAGTGTCAAATAATTTGTctatcatttcatattttagccTCTTTTATGAATTGTGCTTATAATTCTTGAATCCAGCTGATAAATTCAGCTTGTATCTAAAAATCGTGGGAATATACCAACCATTAAGGTTTATTGTCTAGATAGGGACATCTATAGGATTTTAGTTTACATGTTTATGTatataagtttatttaattctcCGTAGCCagttttttcctattttttgtaatgatggggtataattaaatttctattgGAACTTGTTACTGCCAGTGTCATTGAAGCCAGAACTCTTTGAAGGATTGCGTTTTGATTTTACAAAAGGACTCAACCAAAGTTTTTCACTCAGCCACAGGTTATACACCTTTGTACTTTTGCTGTACAGTACGTATTTAACATTTGCGTATCATTAATTGCTGTCCATTTTCCCCTTAGTGCATATTGTTTTAAGTGCTAATTCATCTGCCTTTAGTGTGATGATGGGACCTACTGAGATTCCTGCTCAATCTGCCGAGACAATTAAAATCCCCACTGCTAATTATGAGTTTGGGGCCAACTTTATAGATCCAAAGGTAGTCACTGTCTACTATATTATCTTACTTATATAAAGGCTACTTACTAGGCTAGTTTGGTTAATGAAGAgtcattacttttttcttgcAGTTGATGCTTTTTGGGAGGGTGATGACAGATGGTAGACTAAATGCAAGACTAAAATGCGATCTGGCTGATAATCTTACCTTGAAGGGCAATGCCCAGGTAGGCATATTTGTCAACTCGTAAAGTCGACAGCTGTCCAAGGGCTGTCCGATACTCCTGAATTCATAccatgaaattatataataataatatctgtTTTGTTTATCTGTAGCTCACCAACGAGCCTCATATGTCTCATGGCATgttcaattttgattataaGGTAAttgttgtatatttaattctttGGCATGTTAACATTCTAAATTCTCTTTCTTAAGTTTACCATGATGGTACTCGTTCATCATATAATTGATGCGGTGTTGGACATAGGTGTACAAATTGAAGCTAACAAGTGCTCTCTTCACATGGTATACAGGGTTCAGATTATAGGACTCAGTTTCAAGTAGGAAATGGGGCCTTACTTGGTGCAAGTTACATCCAGGTGAATAATCTGACTCTGATTTGGAAGATATTTACATAGATAATCAATCAAACTATTAAAGTTGTAGAGCATGTGCTTGAACCTTGggtatatttaaaaatctggTAACTTCTATAGTCCAGGTTAGTTTCCACAATggtatcataattttaaaattctttacaGATTTCTTTGTGTGGTGAGTTATTGGCTTGTAGCATTAGCTGATCTAGCAAGTTGGCTGGAATGGGTAAATCATTGTATATGGCTTCACATTTCTAAGTTGAATATTTGCATCTGGATTTACAGAAGACTTAAGGAGTTCATGGCTTGGGAAACTATACTTGATTTGTTACAATCCAGTTAGAGGGCAACAAGTTTGATAGTCTGAAGAACGaatatgtagtatattttgtaGTAATTTAATGGGGAAACCAATGCATAAATAATGAAGGTTATaaaatactcctccgtcccaaggaagatgaccccttccttgggcggcatgagattttatgcaattttattttgtgttaagtggagagaataaagtaagaaggagagaataaagtaaagattAAAGTGTTTCTgattttagtaatgagtcatcttggttgggataaaccaaaaaggaaagtgagtcatcttcagtgggacggagggagtatgtttaaGCAGAGACAGTCACCTGCTGCCTCAAGAGGCATATGCTGAGGCATAAGTAGgggtgtcaaaatggatatcggtaattggatacccaatatccaaaCTCGAAATATCAGGTAATTGGATATCcgatacccgatttttcgggtttcggGATTGGGTTTGGGTATAggatttttggattatcgggtatcggataactcgatacccgatcgggtatacccaaaTTACCCGAATTacccaattttttatatttaatttattaaattaaataaataatgtattaattctattatttaaaaattaaatgtactCCCAAAATCCTTCACTCTAAGTCATATTTTGGGTTAATGTATGTTTTGAGATGTTTATTATGGATTAATAAGGGGTttataacttatgaattttttatttttaaaaatatgtagtagtttttttctcttaaatttcaactactttaaGTTTGTATCAAATTCGAACTAcaagtttgtatttttaaagGTTTGTAgcttattttcttaaataaataaaaaaataaaaaataaaaaaatccaaaatcggGATTGGATACCTGGCTTTTCGGGACTGGATTCGGATCGGGTATCAGGCAttaaattttgggaaattcgggatcgggtacccgaaatttTCGGATCGGGCATCCGCGAGTATCCAATTTGACAGGCCTTGGCATAAGCCTTGGGGCGGTCTGGGGGCATAAACCACaatccataaatattataggtaatacaataaaaaacataaaagcataaaaaatatatggaaacacaaaaacaatagAAGTTCGTAAGTCATAAATACTTAATAATTTTGGgttcggcatgagttttaatgtaacattggtaaagtaagagagaggtagagagaaaaagtaattaaagtattgttagtggagaatcggtcccacctcattagagaaaagactttccaaaactagaaaatgcatattcttgtgggatggactaaaaaggaaatagtgcatattcttgtgggatgaGAGGGGTATGTCTTAAAGTATTAAACTGaagtctaatactccctcaTCTCTCAAAATAGGCCTAATTGAGTGACTAGGATTTTAAAAGAAGTGGTTGGTGTATTGTGAGTGGAGGAAATGGTGGGCCATGTGGTAGAAATGTAAGTAAGTTGATATATTGATGGTAATATTTTCTGGTAGTATCTAAATGGAAAGTGGCTAATTTTTGTAGaggtaccaaaatggcaaaaatgaACTGGATAAATTTCTGTTTTTGTAATTATGAATGATTCTAAAGCTCCTTcgtttttgacaaaaatattgaTGGCTGTAGAATTCCTTCATAAGTTAATATGCTGTCCAGTATCTACACGTAATCGCTCTCAGAACTTGATGAATTTACAGCATTGATTGACTAAATGCTTTTTTGACTATGAAAACCAAATTTGTTATTCTTTAGTGCGGTAAGATGTAT harbors:
- the LOC125221100 gene encoding zinc finger MYM-type protein 1-like, which codes for MQRGGSSSSPCAKIVGSVENKSTIEVELDWNDIDANPGKRKPIEAFDVAIRDRVRREYLVKGPCQPIGNTYLKKHMVFKKEVFKMFIKFPWLEYSASKYAAFCFWCYLFKQSDKGGRYAEDAFTKTSFNNWKNALEKFNQHVGAANSCHNNARIQFEAFQDQRHSVANVFRSNTRKAKVAYRVRLTASLDVTRFLLKWGLPFRGHDESSSSSNLGNFLELLKWYSQHNDDVSEVLGTNAPTNNQMTSPQIQKELANACASEVTLAIVKDIGDRVFTIVVDETRDVSLKEQMGCFKIRE
- the LOC125220065 gene encoding mitochondrial import receptor subunit TOM40-1-like translates to MAALTPPAPAVLAAAASSSDVEQPKVDYLNLPCPIPYEEIHREALMSLKPELFEGLRFDFTKGLNQSFSLSHSVMMGPTEIPAQSAETIKIPTANYEFGANFIDPKLMLFGRVMTDGRLNARLKCDLADNLTLKGNAQLTNEPHMSHGMFNFDYKGSDYRTQFQVGNGALLGASYIQSVTRNLSLGGEVFWAGQHRKSGIGYAARYNTDKMVATGQVASTGMVALSYVQKVSDKVSLATDFMYNYMSGDVTSSVGYDYILRQCRLRGKIDSNGSVSAFLEERLNMGLNFLLSAEIDHRKKDYKFGFGLTVGE